The following proteins come from a genomic window of Methanosarcina sp. MTP4:
- a CDS encoding CatA-like O-acetyltransferase, whose translation MAFIFAVTKCANEIEEFRYRFLDGEVVLYESIDKSFTYLDKETELFKVVNVPMQDTIEKFVQLAVVTAENQKEHFTGPVENDVYQFSALPWITFTHISHTDFGNREKAQPIFDWGKYHEREGKLMMPFSVQVHHAFVDGIHIGKLADKLQRYLDEV comes from the coding sequence ATGGCGTTTATATTTGCTGTTACGAAATGCGCAAATGAAATCGAGGAATTTCGGTATCGTTTTCTTGATGGTGAAGTTGTGTTATATGAATCCATTGATAAATCATTTACATATCTGGATAAAGAAACAGAATTATTTAAGGTAGTAAATGTTCCCATGCAGGATACGATTGAGAAGTTTGTACAATTGGCAGTCGTAACGGCAGAAAATCAAAAAGAACACTTTACAGGACCTGTAGAAAATGATGTATATCAATTCTCTGCCCTGCCGTGGATAACATTTACGCATATTTCGCACACGGATTTTGGAAATCGGGAAAAAGCGCAGCCCATATTTGATTGGGGTAAATATCATGAAAGAGAAGGCAAACTTATGATGCCGTTTTCAGTCCAGGTTCATCATGCATTTGTTGATGGTATTCATATTGGAAAACTTGCAGATAAGCTGCAGAGATACCTGGATGAAGTGTAG
- a CDS encoding CatA-like O-acetyltransferase — protein sequence MGNRYQITDFETWKRKEYCQIYRSAVQPQYCVSFELDVTNFKKHVKENKALRCLVWEAITKNNMGLK from the coding sequence ATGGGAAACAGATACCAGATAACAGATTTTGAAACATGGAAAAGAAAAGAGTATTGTCAAATATACAGGAGCGCTGTGCAGCCTCAATATTGTGTGAGTTTTGAACTTGATGTGACAAATTTTAAAAAGCACGTTAAAGAAAATAAGGCTCTTCGTTGTCTTGTGTGGGAAGCCATCACAAAAAACAACATGGGCTTGAAGTGA